A DNA window from Streptomyces asoensis contains the following coding sequences:
- a CDS encoding tachylectin-related carbohydrate-binding protein, with amino-acid sequence MKRISPRALISATALAAALATALPLTGALPAAPAAAAVSLTCGANGAAYTLDSAGKLLRADMPDPAAGNALPAGSTIDTTWTGYGHMLAGPGATFYGIKSDGLYYSHRVSSSSTWDVHHRKISTSFAQFRAADRLDDITIDRGGYLWTLSGATNDLRWYRYDAAADEFVEGSGKIVDKGWNYDAVYAGDRGVIYGRDATDGKLYRSRYDYTSQRWIERHVLESAADWSDTKFMPSYGGDTLLRVKGNGAVAYYRFDEDIRDWPVYNKQVESSGWAGYVSVSAAPDICKLNVNHTPAATPVPLESYTANSVMQASDGKLELAYTDNIGRLVHGRTDPADINGAQWTVVSGQEAFTGRPSLSAHSDGRVVVTAHNTSGSVWQRNQSAVGSADWGNWIDLAGAAQQHAVTGKTSGGLMTQFAVDASGKPWYRIQQRANVDFMGWMPLAGTGFTGPLTAVTVRDGVQLFGRKADGTLSTALFKEDGTLSAWAAAGTQAVTGTPSVIVYPGYRIRVFATDPSGNVVTTAQSTEGGAYGAWQTVAGLTAQGSPSTAISPLTGLTEVVVRGSDGYVHNTGETTQGSGAWRAWQQVSFETSATEPTAFTYTNPTGPTWAYTFRTADNQTRIYQVQQTSSLSAMRAGADAPRFRGSELPAPPAG; translated from the coding sequence ATGAAACGGATTTCACCTCGTGCACTGATCTCCGCCACCGCTCTGGCCGCGGCCCTGGCGACCGCGCTCCCGCTCACCGGCGCGCTGCCCGCCGCCCCCGCCGCGGCCGCCGTGTCGCTGACCTGCGGTGCCAACGGAGCCGCGTACACCCTGGATTCCGCCGGCAAACTCCTCAGAGCCGACATGCCGGACCCCGCGGCCGGCAACGCGCTGCCGGCCGGCAGCACCATCGACACCACCTGGACCGGCTACGGCCACATGCTCGCCGGACCCGGGGCGACCTTCTACGGCATCAAGTCGGACGGGCTGTACTACAGCCACCGGGTCAGCTCCAGCAGCACCTGGGACGTCCACCACCGGAAGATCAGCACCAGCTTCGCCCAGTTCAGGGCCGCCGACCGGCTCGACGACATCACCATCGACCGCGGCGGCTACCTGTGGACGCTGTCGGGCGCCACCAACGACCTGCGCTGGTACCGCTACGACGCGGCGGCCGACGAGTTCGTCGAGGGCAGCGGCAAGATCGTCGACAAGGGCTGGAACTACGACGCCGTCTACGCGGGCGACCGGGGCGTGATCTACGGCCGCGACGCGACCGACGGCAAGCTGTACCGCTCGCGCTACGACTACACCAGCCAGCGCTGGATCGAACGGCATGTGCTGGAGTCCGCCGCCGACTGGAGCGACACCAAGTTCATGCCCTCGTACGGCGGTGACACGCTGCTGCGCGTCAAGGGCAACGGCGCGGTCGCCTACTACCGCTTCGACGAGGACATCCGCGACTGGCCCGTCTACAACAAGCAGGTCGAGTCGTCCGGCTGGGCCGGCTACGTCTCGGTCTCCGCGGCGCCCGACATATGCAAGCTCAACGTGAACCACACGCCCGCGGCCACACCGGTGCCGCTGGAGTCGTACACGGCCAACTCCGTCATGCAGGCCTCCGACGGCAAGCTGGAACTCGCGTACACCGACAACATCGGCCGCCTCGTCCACGGCCGCACCGACCCGGCCGACATCAACGGCGCCCAGTGGACGGTCGTGTCCGGCCAGGAGGCCTTCACCGGACGGCCCTCGCTCTCCGCGCACAGCGACGGCCGCGTCGTCGTCACCGCCCACAACACCTCCGGCAGCGTCTGGCAGCGCAACCAGAGCGCCGTGGGCAGCGCCGACTGGGGCAACTGGATCGACCTGGCCGGCGCCGCGCAGCAGCACGCCGTCACCGGCAAGACCTCCGGCGGGCTCATGACCCAGTTCGCCGTCGACGCGAGCGGCAAGCCCTGGTACCGCATCCAGCAGCGCGCCAACGTCGACTTCATGGGCTGGATGCCGCTCGCCGGCACCGGCTTCACCGGTCCCCTCACCGCCGTCACCGTGCGCGACGGCGTCCAGCTGTTCGGCCGGAAGGCCGACGGCACCCTGTCCACCGCCCTGTTCAAGGAGGACGGCACCCTGTCGGCGTGGGCCGCGGCCGGCACCCAGGCCGTCACCGGCACGCCGTCGGTCATCGTCTACCCGGGCTACCGCATCCGCGTCTTCGCGACGGACCCGAGCGGCAACGTGGTGACCACCGCCCAGTCCACCGAGGGCGGCGCCTACGGAGCCTGGCAGACCGTCGCCGGGCTCACCGCGCAGGGCTCCCCCAGCACCGCGATCTCCCCGCTGACCGGGCTCACCGAGGTCGTCGTGCGCGGCAGCGACGGCTACGTCCACAACACCGGCGAGACCACCCAGGGCAGCGGCGCCTGGCGCGCCTGGCAGCAGGTGAGCTTCGAGACGTCGGCCACCGAGCCGACCGCCTTCACCTACACCAACCCCACCGGTCCGACCTGGGCCTACACCTTCCGCACCGCCGACAACCAGACGCGCATCTACCAGGTCCAGCAGACCTCCTCGCTCAGCGCGATGCGCGCCGGGGCCGACGCGCCCCGCTTCCGGGGCAGCGAGCTGCCCGCGCCGCCGGCCGGGTAG